A part of Aquibium oceanicum genomic DNA contains:
- a CDS encoding ABC transporter substrate-binding protein — MKTSHLLSGIAFAAMFAAVPVSAAELRFACYQDGVECDAWSEAFKTFESENPGTTVAVDVVPYKSIVEGLPLQLASGEGPDLARVTDLGGLAQYMLDVTPYVSDAAKIEEQYGKTLAWTRVNGPDDKGIYAIMDQQTATGPFVNKTLFDQAGVEMPGKGATYEDWAKAAKEVAEKTQTPYPMAMDRSGHRYMGPAISYGAKVFDDQGNPITVDDGFRGWSEQFVEWNNDGTVAKEVWAGAGGSSYQDAAKEFTNGSLVMYVSGSWQIGRFGRDIGDAFDWVAVPAPCGPGGCTGIPGGAAIAAFKHTKSPEELGKLIEFISREDVQAEVLAKTKNIPANQSLQVKGIDYENASEDEKAALTTFASALSEFSPVAFQFQGYKNNRAIMNAIATRVTQAIVGESTLDEALERVDTDVKEAVAAAK; from the coding sequence ATGAAAACCAGCCACCTGCTCTCCGGAATTGCTTTCGCAGCCATGTTCGCGGCCGTGCCCGTTTCGGCAGCCGAGCTGCGCTTCGCCTGCTATCAGGACGGCGTCGAATGCGACGCCTGGTCGGAAGCGTTCAAGACTTTCGAGAGCGAGAATCCCGGCACCACCGTCGCCGTAGACGTCGTGCCCTACAAGTCGATCGTGGAAGGCCTGCCGCTGCAACTCGCCTCAGGCGAAGGGCCGGACCTCGCCCGCGTCACCGATCTCGGGGGTCTCGCGCAGTACATGCTCGACGTGACGCCTTACGTCTCCGATGCCGCCAAGATCGAGGAGCAGTACGGCAAGACGCTGGCCTGGACCCGCGTCAACGGCCCGGACGACAAGGGCATCTACGCCATCATGGACCAGCAGACGGCGACCGGGCCTTTCGTGAACAAGACGTTGTTCGACCAGGCCGGCGTGGAAATGCCTGGCAAAGGCGCGACCTACGAGGACTGGGCCAAGGCCGCCAAGGAAGTCGCCGAAAAGACCCAGACGCCCTATCCGATGGCCATGGACCGCTCCGGCCACCGTTACATGGGTCCGGCCATCTCCTACGGTGCCAAGGTGTTCGACGACCAGGGCAACCCGATCACCGTCGACGACGGTTTCCGCGGCTGGTCGGAGCAGTTCGTCGAGTGGAACAACGATGGCACGGTGGCCAAGGAAGTCTGGGCCGGCGCCGGCGGATCGTCCTATCAGGACGCGGCCAAGGAATTCACCAACGGCTCGCTGGTGATGTACGTCTCCGGCTCCTGGCAGATCGGCCGCTTCGGCCGCGATATCGGCGACGCCTTCGACTGGGTGGCCGTGCCGGCACCCTGCGGTCCCGGCGGCTGCACCGGCATCCCCGGCGGTGCGGCGATCGCGGCTTTCAAGCACACCAAGTCGCCCGAGGAACTCGGCAAGCTGATCGAGTTCATCTCGCGCGAGGACGTGCAGGCCGAAGTGCTGGCCAAGACCAAGAACATCCCGGCCAACCAGTCGCTGCAGGTCAAGGGCATCGACTACGAGAACGCGTCGGAAGACGAGAAGGCGGCGCTGACGACCTTCGCCAGCGCGCTTTCCGAGTTCTCGCCCGTGGCCTTCCAGTTCCAGGGCTACAAGAACAACCGTGCGATCATGAACGCCATCGCCACGCGCGTCACGCAGGCGATCGTCGGCGAATCCACGCTGGACGAGGCGCTGGAGCGCGTTGACACGGACGTCAAGGAAGCGGTCGCGGCGGCGAAGTAA
- a CDS encoding carbohydrate ABC transporter permease, which translates to MSNVLSFLTRTRGRGRFDLTDWLTWGYLALAVVLMFGPVFWVALSSFKTESALQEYPPSLLPLAPVSVTVEGYEEPLQLFRVTGGERAGEVLAQIRRIGLNSQMVDPENPGERINVNINDRVPVREFALAAENYTVLFERFNFALYFWNSVFITVVATIITVLFNSMAAFALSKYRFRGRTAVFILIIATLMIPPTINLVPIFLVVSELGLVNSPWGVIWPAVATPTGVFLLRQYMLTIPDDLLDAARMDHASEWRVYWRIVLPLAAPALAVLVIFSVMWRWNEFLWPLIVLNRSEEFTLQLALNSFQGDLQTSWAPLLAMTVLTLLPITLVFAVLQKYITAGIAQSGVK; encoded by the coding sequence ATGAGCAACGTCCTCTCCTTCCTCACCCGCACGCGCGGACGCGGACGGTTCGACCTGACGGACTGGCTGACCTGGGGCTATCTGGCGCTGGCGGTGGTCCTGATGTTCGGGCCGGTGTTCTGGGTGGCGCTGTCGTCGTTCAAGACCGAATCCGCGCTCCAGGAATACCCGCCGAGCCTGCTGCCGCTGGCGCCCGTCAGCGTCACCGTCGAAGGCTACGAGGAGCCGCTGCAGCTCTTCAGGGTCACAGGCGGCGAGCGCGCGGGCGAGGTGCTGGCGCAGATCCGCCGCATCGGGCTCAATTCGCAGATGGTCGATCCGGAAAATCCGGGCGAGCGGATCAACGTCAACATCAACGACCGGGTGCCGGTGCGGGAGTTCGCGCTGGCGGCCGAGAACTACACGGTGCTGTTCGAGCGCTTCAACTTCGCGCTCTATTTCTGGAATTCGGTCTTCATCACCGTGGTGGCGACGATCATCACGGTGCTGTTCAACTCGATGGCCGCCTTCGCGCTCTCGAAATACCGCTTCCGGGGCCGCACCGCCGTCTTCATTCTCATCATCGCGACGCTGATGATCCCGCCCACGATCAACCTCGTACCGATCTTCCTCGTCGTGTCGGAGCTGGGGCTGGTGAACTCGCCCTGGGGCGTGATCTGGCCGGCCGTGGCGACGCCCACCGGCGTCTTCCTTCTGCGGCAATACATGCTCACCATCCCCGACGACCTGCTCGACGCGGCGCGGATGGACCACGCATCGGAATGGCGGGTCTACTGGCGCATCGTGCTGCCGCTCGCCGCCCCCGCGCTCGCCGTGCTCGTCATCTTCTCGGTCATGTGGCGCTGGAACGAGTTCCTGTGGCCGCTGATCGTGCTCAACCGGTCGGAGGAGTTCACGCTGCAACTCGCGCTGAACTCCTTCCAGGGCGATCTCCAGACCAGCTGGGCGCCGCTGCTCGCCATGACGGTGCTGACGCTCCTGCCGATCACGCTGGTCTTCGCCGTGCTGCAGAAATACATCACTGCGGGCATCGCGCAGTCGGGAGTGAAGTGA
- a CDS encoding carbohydrate ABC transporter permease: MLALQKMTGAQRIAWVFLFPNLLIFGLFTFLPIFLNFFYATTGSDRILLPDRPYVGLENFQSLLACESYLDPNSCARDIFWRAVHNTGWFVILQVGFMILFSLVTAMVLNRDIPLRGFFRSVFFYPVLLSPVVVALIWKWILQRYGVLNAGLEAWELPVTNWLVEADWAFFWIVFVSIWAHMGFYTLILLAGLQAIPSDVYEAAEMDGASKWRVFSKITMPLLMPTMVVVIVLSLIRAVQAFDEIFVLTGGGPGSATTLLLQYIYETGFAYRPQLFGLAAAASLLMAAVLLVLTLLQLAATRRQAEG; this comes from the coding sequence ATGCTGGCGCTCCAGAAGATGACCGGCGCGCAGAGGATCGCCTGGGTCTTCCTGTTCCCCAACCTGCTGATCTTCGGCCTCTTCACCTTCCTGCCAATCTTCCTGAACTTTTTCTACGCCACGACGGGCAGCGACCGTATCCTTCTTCCCGACCGTCCCTATGTGGGGCTCGAAAACTTCCAGTCGCTGCTCGCCTGCGAGAGCTATCTCGACCCCAACAGTTGCGCCCGCGACATCTTCTGGCGTGCGGTCCACAACACCGGCTGGTTCGTGATCCTGCAGGTGGGATTCATGATCCTGTTCTCGCTGGTCACCGCGATGGTGCTCAATCGCGACATCCCGCTGCGCGGGTTCTTCCGCTCCGTCTTCTTCTATCCGGTGCTGCTCTCGCCGGTCGTCGTGGCGCTGATCTGGAAATGGATCTTGCAGCGCTACGGCGTGCTCAACGCCGGCCTGGAAGCCTGGGAGCTTCCGGTGACCAACTGGCTGGTGGAGGCCGACTGGGCCTTCTTCTGGATCGTCTTCGTGTCGATCTGGGCGCACATGGGCTTCTACACGCTGATCCTGCTCGCCGGATTGCAGGCAATCCCCTCCGACGTCTACGAGGCGGCGGAGATGGATGGTGCCTCGAAGTGGCGGGTGTTTTCGAAGATCACCATGCCGCTCCTGATGCCGACCATGGTGGTGGTCATCGTGCTTTCGCTCATCCGCGCCGTGCAGGCTTTCGACGAGATATTCGTGCTGACCGGCGGCGGCCCCGGCTCGGCCACGACGCTGCTCTTGCAGTACATCTACGAGACCGGCTTCGCCTACCGCCCGCAACTCTTCGGCCTCGCCGCCGCTGCCTCGCTTTTGATGGCCGCCGTGCTTCTGGTGCTTACCCTGCTCCAACTCGCCGCGACGCGGCGGCAGGCGGAGGGATAG
- the uxuA gene encoding mannonate dehydratase, with translation MRQTWRWFGPRDKVTLSDARQAGVEGIVTALHHVPTGEIWRPEEIEKRQREVAFAGDGSMNHLKWEVVESLPVSEAIKTQTGDWRAHIVHYRRSLENLARAGIEVICYNFMPVLDWTRTDLAWPVAHGGKAMRFDLFDFAAFDIHILKRSGAAEDFLPEVAAEGEKRFRAMSEDRRKELAANVTAGLPGAVESWSLPELQEHLSTYDGISPDRLRKNLIDFLAEVAPDAERLGLRLCCHPDDPPFPLLGLPRIMSREADYVAVLDAVDISANGVTFCTGSLGARPDNDLPAMVRRLAPRIHFVHLRNVRRDTEETPCSFFEDEHLSGQTDMVAVVAALLDEEKRRRGEGRADAEIPMRPDHGQDILDDLHRGAQPGYPAIGRLKGLAELRGVMAGLNFGR, from the coding sequence GTCCTAGGGACAAGGTGACGCTCTCCGATGCGCGCCAGGCGGGCGTCGAGGGCATCGTCACCGCGCTTCATCATGTCCCGACCGGCGAGATCTGGCGGCCCGAGGAGATCGAGAAGCGGCAGCGCGAGGTGGCGTTTGCCGGCGACGGCTCGATGAACCACCTGAAGTGGGAGGTTGTGGAAAGCCTACCCGTCTCCGAGGCGATCAAGACCCAGACCGGCGACTGGCGCGCCCATATCGTGCACTACCGCCGCAGCCTCGAAAACCTGGCGCGAGCAGGTATCGAGGTGATCTGCTACAACTTCATGCCGGTGCTTGACTGGACGCGCACCGACCTCGCCTGGCCGGTGGCGCATGGCGGAAAGGCGATGCGCTTCGACCTTTTCGACTTCGCCGCCTTCGACATCCACATCCTCAAGCGCTCCGGCGCGGCGGAAGATTTTTTGCCGGAAGTGGCGGCGGAAGGCGAAAAGCGCTTCCGCGCCATGAGCGAGGACCGCAGAAAAGAACTCGCCGCCAACGTCACTGCGGGTCTGCCCGGCGCGGTCGAAAGCTGGTCGCTGCCCGAACTCCAGGAGCATCTTTCGACCTATGACGGCATCAGCCCCGACAGGCTGCGCAAGAACCTGATCGACTTCCTGGCTGAGGTCGCGCCGGACGCGGAGCGGCTGGGGCTCAGGCTCTGCTGCCATCCCGACGACCCGCCATTCCCGCTGCTCGGCCTGCCGCGCATCATGTCGCGAGAGGCGGACTATGTCGCCGTGCTCGACGCCGTCGACATCTCCGCCAACGGCGTCACCTTCTGCACCGGCTCGCTCGGCGCGCGTCCCGACAACGACCTGCCGGCGATGGTGCGGCGGCTGGCGCCGCGCATTCACTTCGTGCACCTGCGCAACGTGCGCCGCGACACGGAAGAGACGCCGTGCTCCTTCTTCGAGGACGAGCACCTTTCCGGCCAGACCGACATGGTCGCGGTGGTGGCCGCCCTCCTCGACGAGGAGAAGCGGCGGCGCGGCGAGGGCAGGGCGGACGCCGAAATCCCCATGCGGCCCGACCACGGCCAGGACATCCTCGACGATCTCCACCGCGGCGCCCAGCCCGGCTATCCCGCGATCGGCCGGCTGAAAGGCCTGGCGGAACTGCGCGGGGTGATGGCGGGGCTGAATTTTGGGCGGTGA
- a CDS encoding mannitol dehydrogenase family protein produces MTTRLSVASDLPSTVATPAYDRAALKSGIVHIGTGAFHKAHQAVCTDDALGASGGDWMITGVSLRSGDVADAMNPQNGLYTLLVRGPEGVSARVIGSIAKVLVAPRESDAVLAAMAAPETRIVSLTITEKGYGLDGRTGGLDRGHPAIAADLRDPEHPVGAVGYIVEALRLRKESGRPGFSVLCCDNLPSNGKVVKRLVLEFARERDVGLAAFIEANVSFPSTMVDRITPAGTDTTLADAARLTGQEDRAAVETEPFTQWIIEDDFVAGRPDWEAGGALFVTDVAPYEKMKLRMLNGAHSTLAYAGYLAGHSYVRDCMKDADLVTVIERHMDAAAKTLDPVPGIDLADYARDLRERFANPAIAHQTYQIAMDGTQKLPQRLLEPALVAQERGQPIDAYAFSVAAWMRYATGVNERGETYLLRDPREGEISGRIASAGGDAAALVRELLALPGLFPEKLAASGDWREALTGRLDRMLSEGMRAAISAEAAAIRG; encoded by the coding sequence ATGACCACCCGCCTCTCCGTCGCATCGGACCTGCCCTCCACCGTCGCCACCCCCGCCTACGACCGCGCCGCCCTCAAATCCGGCATCGTCCATATCGGCACCGGCGCGTTCCACAAGGCGCATCAGGCGGTGTGCACGGACGATGCGCTCGGTGCCTCTGGCGGCGACTGGATGATCACCGGCGTCAGCCTGCGCTCCGGCGACGTCGCCGACGCCATGAACCCGCAGAACGGGCTATACACGCTTCTGGTGCGCGGTCCTGAAGGCGTCTCGGCGCGGGTGATCGGCTCCATCGCCAAAGTGCTGGTGGCGCCGCGGGAATCGGACGCGGTGCTGGCCGCGATGGCCGCACCCGAAACGCGGATCGTCAGCCTCACCATCACGGAGAAGGGTTACGGGCTCGACGGGCGCACCGGCGGTCTCGACCGGGGGCATCCGGCGATCGCCGCCGACCTGAGAGACCCTGAACACCCTGTCGGCGCGGTCGGCTACATCGTGGAGGCGCTGCGGCTGCGCAAGGAAAGCGGCCGGCCGGGCTTCTCGGTGCTGTGCTGCGACAACCTCCCCAGCAACGGCAAGGTCGTGAAGCGGCTGGTGCTGGAGTTCGCGCGCGAGCGCGACGTCGGTCTCGCCGCGTTCATCGAGGCCAATGTCAGCTTCCCATCCACGATGGTCGACCGCATCACGCCGGCCGGCACCGATACCACGCTCGCCGACGCGGCCCGCCTGACCGGCCAGGAGGATCGCGCGGCGGTGGAGACCGAGCCCTTCACGCAGTGGATCATCGAGGACGACTTCGTCGCCGGGCGCCCGGATTGGGAGGCCGGCGGCGCGCTGTTCGTGACGGACGTCGCGCCCTACGAGAAGATGAAGCTCCGGATGCTCAACGGCGCGCATTCCACGCTGGCCTATGCGGGTTACCTCGCCGGGCACAGCTACGTGCGCGACTGCATGAAGGATGCCGACCTCGTCACGGTCATTGAACGCCACATGGACGCGGCGGCGAAGACGCTCGATCCGGTGCCCGGCATCGACCTCGCGGACTATGCGCGGGACCTGAGGGAGCGCTTCGCCAACCCCGCCATCGCGCACCAGACCTATCAGATCGCCATGGACGGGACGCAGAAGCTGCCGCAGCGGCTGCTCGAGCCGGCCCTGGTGGCACAGGAACGCGGCCAGCCGATCGATGCCTATGCCTTCTCGGTCGCCGCCTGGATGCGCTATGCGACCGGCGTCAACGAGCGCGGGGAGACCTACCTCCTGCGCGACCCTCGCGAGGGCGAAATCTCCGGACGGATCGCCAGCGCGGGAGGGGACGCCGCGGCATTGGTCCGAGAACTGCTCGCGCTTCCCGGCCTGTTTCCCGAGAAGCTCGCCGCCTCTGGCGACTGGCGGGAAGCCCTCACCGGAAGGCTGGACCGAATGCTTTCCGAGGGCATGCGCGCCGCGATCTCAGCGGAAGCGGCTGCCATTCGTGGCTAG